CACCACGGCTGTTTTTGAGCGTATGGTGGGCAACGGATATGATATCTATGACTACACTGACAACCTGAGCTTGTTTTTCTACCTTGAAAGCAAGTGGCTGAAGGGCGGGAAAGATTTAGATTCAAAACTACTGGTCATGATATCGGCTGATCAGGCCGCAAACGCTAAATTGCCATATTCAGTACTGGTTAATGCCGATGTGATCAAACTGCGGCTGGAAGACTTTTTCGAAGGGATATCTACCAAAGCTGTCAAAGAACTCCCCAGCCAGTATTACGATCTACTCTTTGAGTTGCTTAGATCACAACCGCAGAGCTTGACTTCATACAAAGAAAGCATCGATTTCATTACCCGGCGAGTATTTGGGATTGATATTGCAGGGATAACAAGTGAGGTCCAATTCTGGGTTGTCCTGTTTAAACTTCATTACACAGACACAGAGCTTCCAGGATTCGTGGTGGACAGACTACATGATTCTGGCAGTGGTTTTGTTAATAACTACGAAATCGACCTTGAACAAGCCTTGAGAAGCAGTGAGTATTTCTTTGCTTTTCTGCAGAGAGAATGGGTGCATTTCGTTAAACAGCGGGTAAGCAATGTTCAATCGGCTAAGGTGCTGCCTTTCGATCACCCTGATTTGAAAGTCTATACAGATAATTTCTTTGCCGAAGGCATGCTCAAGCGCATCAGGATAGATAATGCCAAGGCTGAAGAACTAGGTTGGATAAGTTGTGGAATTGATCTGAATGAATCTGGTCCTGCTGATCAAATTGAGAGCTTGATATCGACTTTGCAGGCACATCTTCCCGATATTGACTGCTCCTACAAAGCTTGGCAGAAGTACGCGAAAGACTATGCTGAGTTTTTGCACCAGATATTTAGTTCAGATAACGCGCTTGACGCAGATAGAGTTCACAGCCTGAGAGTGGAGATCAATGCCAGGTTCCAGAACTGGATTCAACAGCACTATGATTCTCTCTCAAGCCTGCCTTCCAGCAAACCAGTGATGGTGCACCAAATAGCCAAGAGCTTGGCATATCGAAGGGCTGAGCTAAATGCAGCTAAAACGGCTTTGATTGTAATGGACGGAATGTCCTACGATCAATGGCTGTGCATCAAAACAGAACTTGATCTGAAGACTTATGAGACTAGTGAGGATACTCTATTCGCATGGATTCCCACTCTCACCTCGATATCCAGACAATCCATCTTTAACGCTTCAGTTCCATATTACTTTGCCCAACACATTGGTAGCACGGTTAAGGAGCCAAACCACTGGAAACGATACTGGGAAGATAACGGGGTAACCTCAAAAAGTATACACTATCTGCGTATGGATGGGACAGGAGATATCGGAGCAGAACTGGAGAAACAGGTTAACCTGCCAAGTGCACTAGTGATCGGACTTGTTTTGAACTTGATCGATGACATTATGCATGGCATGAATCTTGGTTCGGCTGGTATGCATAGCCAGATCAAGCACTGGGTAAAACAGGGATACTTTGACTCTTTGCTTCAGCTTCTGATAGATCATGGTTACACAGTGTGGATCATCTCAGACCATGGCAATTTGGAATGCGAAGGAATTGGCAATATCCAGGATGGTTCATTATCCGAAACCAAGGCATCCAGAGTTAGGATATATCAATCAGAAGCTCTAAGAGACCAGGCAGCAAGAAAGACAGATACATCCCTGGCCTGGACTCCCAAGGGACTTCCCAATGATCTGTACTGCTTGTTTGCTCCCTATCGGGGTTGCTACCATACAGTGGGA
The DNA window shown above is from Candidatus Cloacimonadota bacterium and carries:
- the pglZ gene encoding BREX-3 system phosphatase PglZ, producing MNREQDLKYGELLDAIIERLCASSSQMVILFDHDGLATTTAVFERMVGNGYDIYDYTDNLSLFFYLESKWLKGGKDLDSKLLVMISADQAANAKLPYSVLVNADVIKLRLEDFFEGISTKAVKELPSQYYDLLFELLRSQPQSLTSYKESIDFITRRVFGIDIAGITSEVQFWVVLFKLHYTDTELPGFVVDRLHDSGSGFVNNYEIDLEQALRSSEYFFAFLQREWVHFVKQRVSNVQSAKVLPFDHPDLKVYTDNFFAEGMLKRIRIDNAKAEELGWISCGIDLNESGPADQIESLISTLQAHLPDIDCSYKAWQKYAKDYAEFLHQIFSSDNALDADRVHSLRVEINARFQNWIQQHYDSLSSLPSSKPVMVHQIAKSLAYRRAELNAAKTALIVMDGMSYDQWLCIKTELDLKTYETSEDTLFAWIPTLTSISRQSIFNASVPYYFAQHIGSTVKEPNHWKRYWEDNGVTSKSIHYLRMDGTGDIGAELEKQVNLPSALVIGLVLNLIDDIMHGMNLGSAGMHSQIKHWVKQGYFDSLLQLLIDHGYTVWIISDHGNLECEGIGNIQDGSLSETKASRVRIYQSEALRDQAARKTDTSLAWTPKGLPNDLYCLFAPYRGCYHTVG